From the Leptospirales bacterium genome, one window contains:
- the secF gene encoding protein translocase subunit SecF: MIQFSRFRLLFILVSTIGIVSLLATTYIHFGGFKQSISFNGGIRFSMILPAGMNKDSLEAAFTRAGYKPDQVRVTDLIGNKYDVELGPALRDQVAARLKQEERERDAQAEILRRAGKPIPAELRRSYNVLDVIESAALAELKLEPQVIQSRETIAASYGENLTEMAIGLLGFTFAGIGIYLTFRFRFAFALGASLALLHDLFFTIGFIGVMRIEPSIPVLAGVLTVIGYSINDTIVIFDRIRETAEDHAQATVKATMNLAITQTLSRTTITSLLTLLAVLALLLGGAQTLIDFGLVIAFGIVVGTYSSIFIAAHFVQYYEEFRARLRGA, encoded by the coding sequence ATGATCCAGTTCTCGCGCTTTCGTTTGCTGTTCATTCTGGTTTCAACAATTGGCATCGTTTCCTTGCTGGCAACGACCTATATCCATTTTGGCGGATTCAAGCAGTCGATCAGCTTCAATGGCGGCATTCGCTTCTCCATGATCCTTCCGGCTGGAATGAACAAGGATTCCCTGGAAGCGGCGTTCACCAGGGCCGGTTACAAGCCTGATCAAGTGCGCGTGACGGATTTGATTGGCAATAAGTACGACGTGGAGCTGGGCCCGGCGCTGCGCGACCAGGTAGCAGCCCGTCTGAAGCAAGAAGAGCGAGAGCGCGATGCACAGGCCGAGATTTTGCGCCGCGCTGGCAAGCCGATCCCGGCGGAGCTGCGTCGCTCCTACAATGTGCTCGATGTGATCGAAAGCGCAGCGCTGGCCGAGCTCAAGCTGGAGCCTCAGGTCATTCAGTCGCGCGAAACGATCGCCGCGAGTTATGGCGAAAATCTGACCGAAATGGCCATCGGGCTTCTGGGTTTCACCTTTGCCGGCATTGGCATCTATCTGACATTCCGATTCCGCTTCGCCTTTGCGCTGGGCGCCTCGCTGGCGCTGCTACACGACCTGTTCTTTACCATTGGATTTATTGGCGTGATGCGCATTGAGCCCAGTATTCCGGTACTGGCCGGCGTTTTGACGGTCATCGGCTATTCGATCAATGACACGATCGTGATTTTCGATCGTATTCGCGAGACAGCCGAGGACCACGCTCAGGCGACAGTCAAGGCGACTATGAACCTGGCAATTACCCAGACCCTGTCGCGAACGACGATCACCTCGCTGTTGACCCTGCTGGCGGTGCTGGCCCTGCTTCTGGGCGGCGCGCAGACGTTGATTGATTTTGGACTGGTGATTGCCTTCGGCATTGTTGTTGGAACCTATTCGTCGATCTTCATTGCCGCCCACTTTGTTCAGTACTACGAAGAATTCCGGGCGCGCCTGCGGGGCGCCTGA
- the trpD gene encoding anthranilate phosphoribosyltransferase — protein sequence MNESSISDILRKLIAGQNLTAAEASEAITAIMTGEAGEARTAALLTALAMKGESAQEIEACARGMRSAALTWSGGAPPLLLDTCGTGGDRSGTLNISTLAALCLAAMDLPVAKHGNRAVSSSTGSADLLEELGVRLAMNPEECVQSLASAKICFLFAQAWHPAMKYAAPVRRALGVRTIFNLLGPLTNPAPITHQVVGVFDARFATPLAEALAMLGRRGAFVVHALDGLDEISPAVETDYIRIEDGKVLERGRIAPEDFGLVRYSLDQIRAGDRAHALLRARAILNGHGSDAENATVAMNTAVALCAARVSSGWKEAADRAMATLQSGAGAAVLERWIQQ from the coding sequence ATGAACGAGAGCAGCATCAGCGACATTCTACGTAAATTGATCGCCGGCCAGAATCTGACTGCGGCGGAGGCCAGCGAAGCAATCACGGCAATCATGACTGGCGAAGCCGGCGAAGCGCGGACGGCTGCTTTGCTGACGGCCCTTGCCATGAAAGGCGAAAGCGCCCAGGAGATTGAAGCCTGCGCTCGCGGAATGCGCAGTGCGGCTCTGACCTGGAGCGGCGGGGCGCCGCCGCTGCTACTGGATACCTGCGGAACGGGCGGCGACCGTAGCGGAACGCTCAATATATCTACGCTGGCTGCCCTGTGCCTGGCGGCGATGGATCTGCCCGTTGCCAAGCATGGCAATCGCGCTGTATCCAGCAGTACCGGCAGCGCTGACCTTCTGGAAGAGCTGGGCGTTCGTCTGGCAATGAATCCAGAGGAGTGTGTGCAAAGCCTTGCCAGCGCAAAGATCTGTTTCCTGTTTGCGCAGGCCTGGCACCCGGCGATGAAGTACGCCGCCCCGGTGCGGCGCGCGCTCGGTGTTCGCACTATTTTCAATCTGCTTGGACCACTGACCAATCCGGCGCCAATTACGCACCAGGTGGTTGGCGTTTTCGACGCCCGATTTGCGACTCCCCTGGCCGAGGCGCTGGCGATGCTTGGTCGTCGCGGCGCCTTCGTGGTCCATGCGCTGGATGGATTGGATGAGATCAGTCCGGCAGTGGAAACGGATTACATACGAATCGAAGATGGCAAGGTCCTGGAGCGCGGCCGGATTGCGCCGGAGGATTTTGGCCTGGTCCGTTACAGTCTTGATCAAATCCGGGCCGGCGATCGCGCCCATGCCCTGCTGCGCGCACGCGCTATTCTAAACGGTCACGGCAGCGATGCGGAAAATGCAACCGTGGCAATGAATACAGCAGTCGCGCTTTGCGCGGCCAGGGTCAGTTCTGGATGGAAGGAAGCTGCGGATCGGGCGATGGCGACGTTGCAGAGCGGCGCCGGCGCCGCCGTACTGGAGCGCTGGATTCAGCAGTAG
- a CDS encoding dihydrofolate reductase family protein — MQTALQELARQSLLAMGRSAPNPPVAAVVLERCGRSWSQAAAGATEPPGSRHAEIVALDRLTAHRPPFGAEPDALRMYVTLEPCTHTGRTPPCTRRILATDALHTLRAGCRDASLAISGIEQLQSAGRRAAIWPPLARLADDFLAGFVSRSSGQGPRLHLKAAIDSAGRMGRRSARQRISGPAATAFVHALRSRMDAVVVGPGTIVYDRPQLNVRSADAEALSQAAEGARSGRDWLSASIVAHCAMLLQSPLQQPRRFFLLGDFFQDAAVWLRMQAALPGPAPHYALLENGDRRWLTLAADCSTLPAVRDAQFPAALRSWLTAAGCNDALIECGPGLLRALRPSMQRCDRLLLLESRLVADPGPEADAIYAPREMLEGLRRFADVRWREDELSLWHVAD; from the coding sequence TTGCAGACCGCGCTGCAGGAGCTGGCGCGGCAGTCGCTGCTGGCCATGGGAAGAAGCGCGCCCAACCCGCCGGTGGCGGCGGTTGTGTTGGAGCGTTGCGGCAGATCCTGGTCCCAGGCTGCAGCCGGCGCGACCGAGCCGCCTGGCAGTCGCCATGCCGAGATTGTCGCGCTGGATCGTCTGACTGCACACAGGCCGCCGTTTGGTGCAGAGCCTGATGCGCTGCGCATGTATGTGACCCTCGAACCCTGCACGCACACCGGCCGGACGCCGCCCTGCACGCGTCGCATCCTCGCCACGGACGCTCTCCATACGCTGCGCGCCGGCTGCCGCGACGCAAGCCTCGCGATTTCCGGCATCGAGCAGCTGCAAAGCGCTGGTCGCCGCGCCGCTATCTGGCCGCCCCTGGCGCGACTGGCCGACGACTTCCTGGCCGGATTTGTTTCGCGCAGCAGCGGGCAGGGGCCGCGCCTGCATCTCAAAGCGGCGATCGATAGCGCCGGTCGCATGGGCAGACGCAGCGCCAGGCAGAGGATCAGCGGGCCGGCAGCTACGGCCTTCGTACATGCCCTGCGCTCCAGAATGGATGCTGTGGTCGTCGGTCCCGGCACAATTGTTTACGATCGTCCGCAGCTCAACGTACGCTCTGCTGATGCGGAGGCTCTAAGCCAGGCGGCCGAAGGCGCAAGATCCGGTCGCGATTGGCTGAGCGCTTCGATTGTGGCGCACTGTGCGATGCTGCTTCAGTCGCCGCTCCAGCAACCGCGTCGCTTCTTCTTGCTTGGCGATTTTTTTCAAGATGCCGCCGTCTGGCTGCGCATGCAGGCGGCATTGCCTGGGCCAGCGCCGCACTATGCGCTGCTGGAAAACGGCGATCGGCGCTGGCTGACGCTGGCCGCCGACTGCTCTACTTTGCCAGCGGTGCGCGATGCGCAATTCCCTGCCGCCTTGCGCTCCTGGCTGACGGCGGCCGGCTGCAATGATGCGCTGATCGAATGTGGACCGGGTCTGCTGCGCGCCCTGCGGCCTTCCATGCAGCGCTGCGATCGGCTGCTTCTGCTGGAATCAAGGCTGGTCGCTGATCCTGGGCCTGAGGCCGATGCCATCTACGCGCCTCGGGAAATGCTGGAGGGCCTGCGCCGCTTTGCGGATGTTCGCTGGCGGGAAGACGAGTTGAGTCTCTGGCATGTCGCTGACTGA
- the pgsA gene encoding CDP-diacylglycerol--glycerol-3-phosphate 3-phosphatidyltransferase gives MNRIWTIPNILTFLRFLTVPIFIFLLLQKDQASRLAAFALFAAASITDFIDGYLARRLRQESELGKFMDPLADKALVTAALLTFISMSVQVQMWMVLCIIGRDLLITVLRYLAVYRGQSLRTSRFGKFKTAFQMFSILAIIITFVMISYRERDAINASYEAAQLQGISAYEVALGNLRNFSADRGGVVYQLASFSPYFLMLLTTFMTLISGIRYLITNYQLFLPPYNLRRKTSS, from the coding sequence GTGAATCGAATCTGGACGATCCCAAATATTCTGACCTTTCTGCGATTCCTGACAGTTCCGATCTTTATTTTCCTGCTTCTGCAAAAGGACCAGGCCAGTCGTCTCGCCGCCTTTGCACTGTTCGCAGCGGCCAGCATCACCGACTTCATTGACGGCTATCTGGCTCGTCGACTGCGCCAGGAAAGCGAGCTGGGGAAGTTTATGGATCCCCTGGCTGACAAGGCGCTGGTGACTGCGGCGCTCCTGACATTCATCAGCATGTCTGTTCAAGTGCAGATGTGGATGGTGCTTTGTATCATCGGTCGCGATCTATTGATTACCGTACTTCGCTATCTCGCCGTTTATCGCGGGCAGAGCCTGCGCACTTCGCGCTTTGGAAAATTCAAGACAGCCTTTCAGATGTTCAGCATCCTGGCGATCATCATTACGTTCGTGATGATTTCCTATCGCGAGCGCGATGCGATCAATGCCAGCTATGAGGCGGCACAGCTGCAGGGTATCTCGGCCTACGAAGTGGCGCTCGGCAATTTGCGCAATTTCAGCGCTGATCGCGGCGGCGTGGTGTATCAGCTGGCCAGTTTCTCGCCCTATTTCTTGATGCTGTTGACAACCTTCATGACTTTGATCTCCGGCATCCGCTATTTGATTACGAACTACCAGCTATTTCTGCCGCCCTACAATCTTCGACGGAAGACGTCTTCATGA
- the secD gene encoding protein translocase subunit SecD, whose translation MNEKSDLIFRSVLAGVVVLISILLLLPNFATQQLAIAFRSYYRDAAGQRVEVSAAEVQDFVQDRENGLRLYFPGAECLPAAEGAYGAERRCVLSGRFITSARINELVQAFPNLIDERDTKLLPHWSERLTGFWTERGFRDLRIKLGLDLQGGMRAVFRADFESYLQRIREKNEPEIRRVSDRLSQPGIDAEEKKELSNRLAVLQSELNLDAGRRLELLREAKTIIDKRLAAQGLTEPEVRAQPESESIAVDMPGAANSSEVLERIKDTTTVEYRIVNDDATNRVNSAPESAAALRSLRQIYASGRVDSFEVNQILADTAAKAGIKADEGRLFLLWRRPPGIEGRAAVPLEFRVLGPPVMDGSDMSYADAAVGQNSGYYEIHFRLTAAGAERFGDITAQNVNKQLAILWGDRVVSDPNIRGPIYGGSGQITGDFDQAEASEISGVIREGALPMPLEVISVSFVGPSLGQESIVNGVISIVLGFIVVVLFMLGYYKWSGAVAVVALFLNLVIMTAVLSLLGFTLTLPGFAGAILTVGMAVDANVIIYEKIKEDLRAGKAASVAVDSGFKSSLWTILDSNITTLIAALVLSRSEDGPIIGFAIVLFFGLITSMFTALFVSRLIFSWIQQLSAFRRLSIGYGFARQGGGR comes from the coding sequence ATGAATGAAAAAAGTGATCTGATTTTTCGCAGTGTACTGGCCGGCGTGGTTGTGCTGATCTCCATTCTGCTGCTGCTGCCCAACTTCGCCACCCAGCAACTGGCCATCGCCTTTCGCAGTTACTACCGCGATGCTGCGGGGCAGCGCGTTGAGGTAAGCGCCGCGGAGGTGCAGGATTTTGTTCAGGACCGCGAGAACGGTTTACGCCTCTACTTTCCCGGGGCGGAATGTCTCCCCGCCGCCGAAGGCGCCTATGGCGCCGAGCGGCGATGTGTGCTCAGCGGTCGCTTCATTACCAGCGCTCGTATCAATGAATTGGTTCAGGCCTTTCCGAACCTGATCGATGAACGGGATACGAAATTGCTGCCTCACTGGAGCGAGCGCCTGACCGGCTTCTGGACGGAACGCGGATTTCGCGATTTGCGCATCAAGCTTGGCCTGGACTTGCAGGGCGGTATGCGCGCCGTATTTCGCGCCGATTTTGAATCCTATCTGCAGCGGATTCGCGAAAAGAATGAGCCGGAAATCCGCCGCGTCAGCGATCGTTTGTCACAGCCTGGCATTGACGCCGAAGAAAAGAAGGAACTCAGCAATCGCCTCGCCGTTTTACAGTCTGAATTGAATCTCGATGCCGGCCGTCGTCTGGAGCTGCTGCGTGAAGCAAAGACGATTATCGACAAGCGACTGGCCGCCCAGGGACTGACCGAGCCTGAGGTGCGCGCCCAACCGGAGAGCGAGAGTATCGCCGTCGATATGCCGGGCGCCGCTAACTCTTCGGAGGTACTGGAACGTATCAAGGACACGACGACGGTTGAATATCGAATTGTAAACGACGACGCAACAAATCGGGTTAACAGTGCGCCGGAAAGCGCAGCCGCCCTGCGCAGTCTGCGCCAGATCTACGCCAGCGGTCGGGTCGACAGCTTTGAGGTGAATCAAATTCTGGCCGATACCGCAGCTAAGGCCGGCATCAAAGCGGACGAGGGTCGGCTCTTTTTGCTGTGGCGTCGTCCGCCAGGCATCGAGGGTCGGGCTGCCGTGCCGCTGGAATTTCGAGTTCTTGGACCGCCGGTGATGGACGGTTCGGATATGTCATACGCCGATGCGGCGGTTGGTCAAAATTCCGGCTACTACGAGATTCATTTTCGCCTGACCGCCGCCGGCGCGGAGCGGTTTGGCGACATTACTGCCCAGAACGTCAACAAGCAGCTGGCCATCCTGTGGGGCGATCGCGTAGTCTCCGATCCCAACATCAGAGGACCGATCTATGGCGGCAGCGGCCAGATCACCGGCGACTTTGATCAAGCCGAGGCCTCCGAAATTTCCGGAGTGATACGCGAGGGCGCATTGCCGATGCCGCTGGAAGTGATTTCGGTTTCCTTTGTCGGCCCAAGCCTGGGACAGGAGTCCATCGTCAACGGCGTCATTTCCATTGTGCTGGGCTTCATCGTTGTAGTGCTTTTCATGCTCGGCTACTACAAGTGGTCAGGGGCCGTAGCGGTTGTGGCGCTTTTTCTGAACCTGGTAATTATGACGGCGGTGCTCAGTTTGCTTGGCTTTACGCTGACTCTGCCCGGATTTGCCGGCGCCATTCTGACCGTCGGTATGGCCGTCGATGCCAATGTAATCATCTATGAAAAGATCAAGGAAGACCTGCGCGCTGGCAAGGCAGCCTCGGTTGCCGTGGACAGCGGCTTCAAATCTTCGCTCTGGACGATTCTTGATTCAAACATAACAACCTTGATCGCTGCCCTGGTGCTGTCGCGAAGCGAGGATGGGCCGATCATCGGCTTTGCCATCGTGCTTTTCTTTGGCCTGATTACTTCGATGTTTACGGCGCTCTTTGTATCCAGGCTGATCTTCAGCTGGATTCAGCAGTTGAGCGCTTTCCGCCGGCTCTCCATCGGCTACGGCTTTGCCCGCCAGGGAGGCGGAAGATGA
- a CDS encoding helix-turn-helix domain-containing protein: MVLSKRVGAILREARELRKLSVKDVGRETNITPRYIEALEGEDYSQFPGETYALGFLRNYAEYLNLDTDHLINLYRGHQIDLSEAPLKELTRATSPVLPFFNLSAVNPRYWYLAAGAGALILIIASFASGLISLPHWSSSSGGGAYCQRDEVTPITLPPQGSLPREEQLSLSNAVRFTTGAHTLVLCLDKVERGADQQAIGAFHLRINEDHNYSFEAREGQTITLDASAAELAGLDRPVLITPDVLGDVSARVAIETGAGSSAVVPPTESETPEGNPPGQNNPPGGGGDIQVTLQFDSVSFLSWVEDGAAHSGREIAAGERRTLEARNRLEIRIGNGAGVRIFREGAAPRVAGPPGKIVNLVYRRVPHPLDPGASRIEESIEVVQ; encoded by the coding sequence ATGGTTCTGTCAAAACGAGTAGGCGCAATCTTGCGCGAGGCCCGCGAACTGCGTAAGCTGTCCGTCAAGGATGTGGGCCGCGAAACCAACATCACTCCGCGCTATATTGAAGCGCTGGAAGGCGAGGACTACAGCCAATTTCCTGGCGAAACCTATGCCCTCGGCTTTCTGCGCAACTATGCCGAATATTTGAATCTCGATACCGACCATTTGATCAATCTCTATCGCGGCCATCAAATCGATCTCTCCGAGGCGCCGCTCAAGGAACTGACACGCGCAACCTCGCCGGTACTGCCCTTCTTCAATTTATCTGCTGTCAATCCGCGCTACTGGTATCTGGCTGCCGGCGCTGGCGCACTGATTCTGATCATTGCCAGCTTTGCCAGCGGTTTGATTTCCCTGCCACACTGGTCTTCCTCATCCGGCGGCGGGGCCTACTGCCAGCGCGATGAAGTGACGCCGATCACCTTGCCGCCGCAGGGCTCCTTGCCGCGTGAAGAGCAGCTTTCGCTTTCCAACGCCGTGCGTTTTACAACCGGGGCGCACACTTTGGTACTCTGTCTGGACAAAGTAGAGCGCGGCGCGGACCAGCAGGCAATCGGCGCCTTCCACCTGCGCATCAATGAAGATCACAATTATTCCTTCGAAGCCCGCGAGGGTCAGACCATCACTCTCGACGCCAGCGCTGCGGAACTGGCCGGACTTGATCGACCGGTATTGATTACTCCCGACGTACTTGGCGATGTAAGCGCCCGGGTAGCCATTGAAACCGGCGCTGGCAGCTCTGCCGTAGTTCCTCCGACCGAGAGCGAAACCCCTGAAGGCAATCCGCCCGGGCAGAACAATCCGCCAGGCGGCGGCGGGGATATCCAGGTTACACTGCAGTTTGACAGCGTGAGTTTCCTGTCGTGGGTGGAAGACGGCGCCGCGCATAGCGGTCGGGAGATTGCCGCCGGCGAGCGGCGCACCCTGGAAGCGCGCAACCGCCTTGAGATTCGCATTGGCAATGGCGCCGGCGTACGCATCTTCCGCGAGGGGGCTGCACCAAGGGTTGCCGGACCTCCTGGCAAAATTGTAAATCTGGTTTACCGCCGCGTTCCCCATCCGCTGGATCCTGGCGCCTCGCGTATTGAAGAAAGCATCGAGGTAGTTCAGTAA
- the yajC gene encoding preprotein translocase subunit YajC has translation MWTVAAQAQTLPRMDMLEYIAQQSASAPTPSSGAQQAPAPGSQSPFGFGDPFFFVVIGGLFLFMWLFVMRPQRKEEKRKKEMLSLLKKGDRVVTTAGILGSVANVKDETVTLNVGDGARIEFLRSAISSVVSENGTAVEVADSKPAKKK, from the coding sequence GTGTGGACAGTCGCAGCCCAGGCGCAGACGCTGCCGCGCATGGATATGCTCGAGTACATCGCCCAGCAGTCGGCTAGCGCGCCGACCCCTTCGAGCGGCGCTCAGCAGGCGCCAGCGCCTGGCTCTCAAAGCCCCTTTGGCTTTGGCGATCCTTTCTTCTTTGTCGTGATTGGCGGCCTCTTCTTGTTCATGTGGCTCTTTGTGATGCGGCCGCAGCGCAAAGAGGAGAAGCGGAAAAAGGAGATGCTGTCGCTTTTGAAGAAGGGCGATCGCGTAGTGACTACTGCCGGTATTCTGGGGTCCGTCGCCAATGTAAAAGATGAAACCGTCACGCTCAATGTGGGCGATGGCGCACGCATTGAATTTCTCCGGTCGGCAATCAGTTCCGTGGTAAGTGAGAACGGAACTGCGGTTGAAGTCGCCGATTCAAAGCCGGCGAAAAAGAAGTAA
- a CDS encoding outer membrane lipoprotein carrier protein LolA, with the protein MRHKPYIVLGLLTAALLLFAACRREEPILADQSGRSWIAHKDVADRVQNKFSELESYQARFSISTTEGSRGAQMSGRIFYQKPGRIRYEFDQPAGNLIVSDGRIMWTYIRRLNAVGKQELDLQRNNQNDKPVFESDVVTGLSRLFRKYHYHFDTPEQPRSVDGKNYFVLDLEQREKIGGFERMRLFVDPESYLIQRAEGADGYGKKSVITFSDIQLNPQIPGSLFQYEPAEGVRVVPNPLVREEQ; encoded by the coding sequence ATGCGTCATAAGCCATACATCGTCCTGGGCCTGTTGACGGCGGCGCTGCTCTTATTTGCCGCCTGCCGGCGGGAGGAGCCCATTCTCGCGGACCAGTCCGGTCGTAGCTGGATTGCCCACAAGGATGTGGCCGATCGTGTACAGAACAAGTTTTCGGAGCTGGAAAGTTACCAGGCTCGCTTTTCCATATCAACTACGGAAGGATCGCGCGGCGCCCAGATGAGCGGCCGGATTTTCTATCAGAAGCCAGGCAGGATTCGCTATGAATTCGACCAGCCGGCTGGCAATCTGATTGTTTCCGATGGGCGCATCATGTGGACCTATATTCGGCGTCTGAATGCCGTCGGAAAACAAGAGCTGGATCTACAACGCAACAACCAGAATGACAAGCCAGTGTTCGAAAGCGATGTCGTCACCGGGCTGAGCCGATTGTTTCGCAAGTACCATTACCACTTCGATACGCCTGAGCAGCCGCGCAGCGTAGATGGCAAGAATTACTTCGTCCTGGATCTCGAGCAGCGGGAGAAGATTGGCGGATTTGAACGTATGCGCCTTTTTGTCGATCCAGAGAGCTACCTGATCCAGCGAGCGGAAGGCGCGGATGGTTACGGTAAGAAAAGTGTGATTACCTTTAGCGATATACAGCTCAATCCGCAGATCCCCGGCTCGCTGTTCCAGTACGAGCCGGCTGAAGGCGTCCGGGTGGTGCCCAACCCCCTGGTGCGCGAAGAGCAGTAA
- a CDS encoding MiaB/RimO family radical SAM methylthiotransferase codes for MAASYYITTLGCPKNQADSREMDVSLARQGFERATSADRADLHLINSCAFIESARVETIQMVMEAAQLKRSHGAQHLVLAGCFAERYSSEVQNELPEVDLSFGTGIYHRAGEIVAERFGLSGAHSIDQASSLANFLPTRFGRPYAPVKLSDGCDRGCSFCAIPQFRGPFRQREETEILAECAALVERGVRELMLVSQDTNRYGGRDVQALPRLVEDISQLPGVQWLRLLYLYPDARTEQLLRELARRRPAALVPYLETPLQHVSARVLRAMRRSGDRNHFADLFALARDLFADLEIRTSFLVGFPGEEEEDVQQLLEFIKEMRPEKMAVFTYSPEEGSPGFDLGDPVSEEQKAERANRLRQAHLAVLRELHAQRVGRSYRCMVEKSSGQELAVRRPQDAPEADELVFLDPEPGLRPGDMVDVEISGFFEYDMSGRLLARSAR; via the coding sequence ATGGCGGCCAGCTACTACATTACAACTCTTGGTTGTCCCAAGAACCAGGCTGATTCCAGAGAGATGGATGTCAGCCTGGCCCGGCAGGGTTTTGAACGCGCCACAAGCGCCGACCGAGCGGACCTTCACTTGATCAACAGCTGCGCCTTTATTGAGTCGGCGCGCGTAGAAACAATTCAGATGGTCATGGAGGCGGCGCAACTGAAGCGCAGCCATGGCGCACAGCATCTCGTTCTGGCTGGCTGCTTTGCTGAACGCTATAGCAGCGAGGTGCAGAATGAATTGCCGGAGGTGGACCTCAGCTTTGGAACGGGGATCTACCACCGCGCCGGTGAAATCGTAGCGGAGCGTTTTGGACTGAGCGGCGCCCACAGCATCGATCAGGCTTCGTCGCTTGCCAATTTTCTGCCGACGCGATTCGGTCGACCCTATGCTCCAGTAAAATTGTCCGACGGCTGCGATCGCGGCTGCTCTTTTTGCGCTATCCCGCAATTTCGCGGCCCATTCCGGCAGCGTGAAGAGACCGAAATTCTCGCTGAATGTGCGGCGCTCGTCGAGCGCGGCGTGCGGGAATTGATGCTGGTGAGCCAGGATACAAATCGTTACGGGGGAAGAGATGTGCAGGCGCTGCCGCGCCTGGTCGAAGATATTTCGCAATTGCCGGGCGTGCAATGGCTGCGGCTGCTCTATCTGTATCCCGATGCTCGTACCGAACAATTGCTGCGCGAGCTGGCCCGACGTCGACCTGCGGCGCTGGTTCCTTATCTGGAGACTCCCTTGCAGCATGTTAGCGCGCGCGTTTTGCGCGCCATGCGCCGCTCCGGCGACCGAAACCATTTTGCCGATTTATTTGCCCTGGCCCGGGACCTGTTTGCGGACCTGGAAATTCGCACCAGCTTTCTGGTCGGCTTTCCAGGGGAGGAAGAGGAGGACGTCCAGCAGTTGCTGGAGTTCATTAAGGAAATGCGCCCCGAGAAAATGGCCGTCTTCACCTATAGCCCGGAGGAAGGAAGTCCCGGCTTCGATCTTGGCGATCCGGTGAGCGAGGAGCAAAAGGCCGAGCGCGCCAATCGGCTGCGTCAGGCGCATCTGGCGGTGTTGCGCGAATTGCACGCACAGCGCGTCGGGCGCAGCTACCGTTGTATGGTAGAGAAATCCAGCGGTCAGGAACTGGCCGTCCGGCGGCCGCAGGATGCGCCGGAAGCGGATGAGCTTGTATTCCTCGATCCGGAACCTGGTTTGCGGCCTGGCGATATGGTCGATGTTGAAATCAGCGGCTTCTTTGAATATGACATGAGCGGCAGACTGCTGGCAAGGAGCGCCCGGTGA